From the genome of Yersinia enterocolitica, one region includes:
- a CDS encoding aldehyde dehydrogenase EutE, with amino-acid sequence MNTNDLESLIRTILIEQLTPTPASASSAIFASVDEAVNAAHNAFLRYQQSPMKTRSAIIRALREQLKAQLPSLSERGASETGMGNKEDKLLKNKAALENTPGIEDLSTTALTGDGGMVLFEYSPFGVIGSVAPSTNPTETIINNSISMLAAGNAIYFSPHPGAKSVSLDLIAQIEEIIFNSCGIRNLVVTVKEPSFEATQQMMAHDKIALLAITGGPAIVAMGMKSGKKVIGAGAGNPPCLVDETAELVKAAQDIVAGASFDNNLPCIAEKSLIVVESVADRLLQQMQAFDALLISNPQEVDSLRKACLTPQGHANKNLVGKSPLELLKAAGIACPAKAPRLLLVEVAGDDPLVTTEQLMPLLPVVRVKDFDAGLTLALQVEGGLHHTATMHSQNVSRLNLAARLLQTSIFVKNGPSYAGIGVGGEGFTTFTIATPTGEGTTSARTFARQRRCVLTNGFSIR; translated from the coding sequence ATGAATACCAATGACCTTGAATCTCTCATTCGCACTATCCTCATTGAGCAACTGACGCCCACACCCGCGTCTGCCTCCAGCGCCATTTTTGCCAGCGTGGATGAAGCTGTCAATGCCGCTCATAACGCATTTTTGCGTTATCAACAAAGCCCGATGAAAACCCGCAGCGCGATTATCCGCGCCCTGCGTGAACAGCTAAAAGCACAGTTGCCTTCACTGTCAGAACGCGGTGCCAGTGAAACCGGCATGGGGAATAAAGAAGATAAGTTGCTGAAAAACAAAGCCGCGTTAGAAAACACCCCAGGTATTGAAGATTTGTCTACCACGGCGCTGACCGGCGATGGCGGCATGGTGTTATTCGAATACTCGCCTTTTGGCGTGATAGGTTCCGTTGCCCCTAGCACCAACCCAACCGAAACCATTATTAATAACAGCATCAGTATGTTAGCTGCCGGTAATGCCATCTATTTTAGCCCACACCCAGGCGCTAAATCGGTATCACTGGATTTAATCGCCCAAATTGAAGAAATCATCTTCAACAGTTGCGGCATTCGCAATCTGGTGGTGACCGTGAAAGAGCCAAGCTTTGAAGCCACTCAGCAGATGATGGCGCACGACAAAATCGCCTTGCTGGCTATCACTGGCGGGCCTGCCATTGTGGCAATGGGCATGAAGAGCGGCAAAAAAGTGATTGGGGCGGGGGCCGGTAACCCACCTTGTCTGGTGGATGAAACGGCTGAATTGGTAAAAGCGGCGCAGGATATCGTGGCAGGAGCCTCATTCGATAATAACCTGCCCTGTATCGCTGAAAAGAGCCTGATCGTGGTGGAAAGTGTTGCCGATCGGTTGTTGCAACAGATGCAAGCCTTCGATGCGTTACTTATCAGTAATCCGCAAGAGGTCGACAGCCTGCGCAAAGCCTGCCTGACCCCTCAAGGCCACGCCAATAAGAATCTGGTGGGTAAAAGCCCGCTTGAACTGCTGAAAGCGGCGGGCATCGCTTGTCCGGCCAAAGCACCGCGCTTGCTGCTGGTTGAAGTGGCTGGTGACGATCCGCTGGTCACTACCGAACAACTGATGCCGCTGTTACCGGTGGTCCGGGTAAAGGATTTTGATGCCGGCCTGACGCTGGCACTGCAAGTGGAAGGTGGCCTGCACCATACCGCCACCATGCACTCACAAAATGTCTCACGCCTGAATCTGGCCGCCCGACTGTTACAAACCTCTATTTTTGTTAAAAACGGCCCGTCCTATGCCGGGATAGGCGTCGGCGGTGAAGGCTTTACCACCTTTACCATCGCCACCCCGACCGGCGAAGGCACCACCTCGGCTCGCACCTTTGCGCGCCAGCGTCGCTGTGTGCTGACTAACGGTTTTTCCATTCGCTGA
- a CDS encoding ATP:cob(I)alamin adenosyltransferase, whose translation MSIYTKTGDAGTTALFTGQRVKKSHPRVETYGTLDELNAALSLCARVTQGEENRQLLDAIQHQLFYFSAELASEGIATPPAGRKSINEPEIQALEQAVDRCMAGLPPVQGFILPGSSEAGSRLHFARTLARRCERRLIELAEQVPVRPVLLQYLNRLSDCLYALARDEDQRQQLQHTTQTVVARYLAATALPPATSQPQTAASLGFSDVHQLVKLAVDAAMKLQIAVVIALADRHGNMIMTYRMPDTLLVSSELAPKKAWTAVAMKTATHQLSDAVQPGADLFQLEASTGGKVVSFGGGYPLWRNGQLVGGLGISGGSVEQDMHIAEAAISALYLRNE comes from the coding sequence ATGAGCATTTATACCAAAACCGGCGATGCGGGCACCACCGCCCTGTTCACCGGACAACGTGTGAAAAAGAGCCATCCCCGGGTGGAAACTTACGGCACGCTGGATGAACTCAATGCAGCACTGAGCTTGTGTGCCCGCGTGACGCAGGGCGAGGAAAACCGTCAATTACTCGATGCCATACAACATCAGTTGTTTTATTTCAGCGCTGAATTGGCAAGCGAAGGTATCGCCACACCGCCTGCCGGGCGCAAAAGTATTAATGAACCCGAGATCCAAGCGCTGGAGCAAGCCGTAGACCGCTGTATGGCGGGGCTGCCACCGGTACAGGGTTTTATTCTGCCGGGTAGCAGTGAAGCCGGTAGCCGATTGCATTTTGCCCGCACTCTGGCACGGCGCTGTGAACGGCGGCTGATTGAACTGGCTGAACAAGTCCCGGTACGCCCGGTGTTATTGCAATACCTAAACCGTTTATCGGATTGCCTGTATGCACTGGCTCGTGATGAAGACCAGCGCCAACAGTTACAACACACCACGCAAACCGTGGTGGCCCGTTATCTGGCGGCAACAGCACTCCCCCCAGCCACAAGTCAGCCACAAACAGCAGCTTCTCTGGGATTTTCTGATGTTCATCAGTTAGTTAAATTGGCGGTCGATGCCGCTATGAAATTACAAATTGCCGTGGTCATAGCACTGGCTGACCGCCACGGCAACATGATTATGACCTACCGCATGCCCGACACCTTGCTGGTCAGCAGCGAACTGGCACCGAAAAAAGCCTGGACCGCGGTGGCGATGAAAACGGCAACTCACCAACTTAGCGATGCCGTACAACCGGGGGCCGACCTGTTCCAGCTTGAGGCCAGTACCGGTGGCAAAGTAGTGAGCTTTGGTGGTGGCTACCCGCTATGGCGTAACGGCCAATTGGTGGGGGGGTTAGGCATCAGCGGCGGTAGCGTCGAACAAGATATGCACATAGCAGAAGCGGCCATATCGGCTTTATATCTGAGGAATGAATAA